From the genome of Primulina eburnea isolate SZY01 chromosome 12, ASM2296580v1, whole genome shotgun sequence, one region includes:
- the LOC140807317 gene encoding uncharacterized protein yields the protein MGQAATVRQSLDLLDTRFLARSSLNRLTEILPQTSPFAFKTQTRGLSVSATTASKMVKAIRVHELGGPEVLKWEDVEIGEPKNGEIKVKNKAIGVNFIDVYFRKGVYKASTLPFTPGMEGVGVVTAVGPGLTGRKVGDLVAYAGNPMGSYAEEQILPADKVVPVPPSIDPTTAASIMLKGMTAQFLVRRCFKVELGHTVLVHAAAGGVGSLLCQWANACGATVIGAVSTKEKAAQAKEDGCHHTIVYKDEDFVTRIQEITSGKGVEVVYDSVGKDTFEGSLACLKLAGYMVSFGQASGTPDPVPLSALAAKSLFLTRPTLMHYNVTRDQLLEAAGEVFANVVSGVLRVRINHTYPLSQAAQAHSDLESRKTTGSVVLVPDGC from the exons ATGGGTCAGGCTGCCACAGTTCGCCAATCGCTCGACCTTTTAGATACTCGTTTTCTTGCAAGATCTTCACTTAATCGGCTAACGGAGATCCTTCCCCAAACCTCTCCCTTTGCATTCAAGACACAAACGAGAGGCCTCTCCGTCTCTGCAACTACAGCATCTAAAATGGTGAAAGCCATCAGGGTTCATGAGTTAGGTGGACCCGAG GTCCTCAAATGGGAAGATGTGGAAATAGGTGAACCGAAGAATGGAGAAATTAAAGTGAAAAATAAGGCCATTGGTGTTAACTTCATTGATGTTTATTTTCGAAAAGGGGTTTACAAGGCTTCAACATTACCCTTCACCCCAG GTATGGAAGGTGTTGGCGTTGTGACTGCTGTTGGACCCGGACTTACCGGTAGAAAAGTCGGAGATCTTGTCGCTTATGCTGGTAATCCAATGGGTTCTTATGCAGAGGAACAGATTCTTCCCGCGGACAAAGTGGTTCCGGTGCCTCCTTCTATTGATCCCACCACTGCAGCGTCCATCATGCTCAAGGGAATGACTGCTCAGTTTCTTGTCCGACGATGCTTCAAA GTTGAACTGGGACACACAGTCCTCGTTCATGCAGCTGCTGGTGGAGTGGGGTCTCTGTTGTGCCAATGGGCAAATGCATGTGGCGCCACAGTAATTGGAGCTGTCTCAACTAAAGAGAAGGCGGCTCAAGCAAAAGAAGATGGGTGTCACCATACCATAGTGTACAAGGATGAAGATTTTGTTACCCGTATCCAAGAGATTACATCTGGGAAAGGTGTTGAGGTTGTCTACGATTCGGTTGGAAAAGACACTTTTGAG GGCTCATTGGCATGCTTGAAATTAGCTGGATACATGGTCAGCTTTGGGCAGGCATCAGGTACCCCAGATCCAGTGCCTTTGTCGGCTCTTGCAGCTAAATCTCTTTTCTTGACAAGGCCTACACTGATGCACTACAATGTTACTCGAGACCAACTGCTCGAAGCTGCTGGAGAAGTCTTTGCCAACGTAGTCTCAGGCGTACTACGTGTTCGTATAAATCATACTTACCCTTTATCCCAGGCAGCACAAGCACATTCTGATCTTGAGAGCCGAAAAACTACAGGATCTGTCGTGCTTGTACCCGATGGATGTTGA
- the LOC140807318 gene encoding PLAT domain-containing protein 3-like isoform X2, giving the protein MTTPQLFPFVLLLLVFSCAAASSNECVYTLSVQTGSVIKAGTDAKISVTLGDSTGNSVWISNLRNWGIMGPKHEYFERANTDIFTGLGPCIGSPICRLNVTSDGSGDHHGWYCDYIEVTSTGPHKGCSKSIFYVYQWLATDAPPYELSAFLDGCTDRDNWKNGPYVVKRPIEYGPE; this is encoded by the exons ATGACTACTCCCCAACTCTTCCCATTTGTGCTGCTCCTTCTCGTCTTCTCATGTGCTGCTGCCTCGTCT AATGAATGTGTGTACACGCTGAGCGTTCAAACCGGATCGGTCATAAAGGCAGGAACTGACGCCAAAATCTCCGTCACTTTGGGCGATTCAACCGGCAATTCGGTttggatttcaaatctccggaattGGGGGATAATGGGCCCAAAACACGAGTACTTTGAGCGGGCCAACACCGACATCTTCACGGGCCTAGGCCCGTGCATTGGGTCACCCATTTGCAGGCTAAACGTGACTTCCGATGGATCAGGGGACCATCACGGGTGGTACTGTGATTACATTGAGGTAACCTCTACTGGGCCTCATAAGGGCTGCAGCAAGTCCATCTTCTATGTGTATCAGTGGCTTGCCACCGATGCTCCGCCCTACGAGTTGTCGGCTTTTCTCGACGGGTGTACGGATCGAGACAATTGGAAAAACGGGCCGTATGTGGTTAAGAGGCCTATTGAGTATGGTCCGGAATGA
- the LOC140807318 gene encoding PLAT domain-containing protein 3-like isoform X1, whose translation MTTPQLFPFVLLLLVFSCAAASSQNECVYTLSVQTGSVIKAGTDAKISVTLGDSTGNSVWISNLRNWGIMGPKHEYFERANTDIFTGLGPCIGSPICRLNVTSDGSGDHHGWYCDYIEVTSTGPHKGCSKSIFYVYQWLATDAPPYELSAFLDGCTDRDNWKNGPYVVKRPIEYGPE comes from the exons ATGACTACTCCCCAACTCTTCCCATTTGTGCTGCTCCTTCTCGTCTTCTCATGTGCTGCTGCCTCGTCT CAGAATGAATGTGTGTACACGCTGAGCGTTCAAACCGGATCGGTCATAAAGGCAGGAACTGACGCCAAAATCTCCGTCACTTTGGGCGATTCAACCGGCAATTCGGTttggatttcaaatctccggaattGGGGGATAATGGGCCCAAAACACGAGTACTTTGAGCGGGCCAACACCGACATCTTCACGGGCCTAGGCCCGTGCATTGGGTCACCCATTTGCAGGCTAAACGTGACTTCCGATGGATCAGGGGACCATCACGGGTGGTACTGTGATTACATTGAGGTAACCTCTACTGGGCCTCATAAGGGCTGCAGCAAGTCCATCTTCTATGTGTATCAGTGGCTTGCCACCGATGCTCCGCCCTACGAGTTGTCGGCTTTTCTCGACGGGTGTACGGATCGAGACAATTGGAAAAACGGGCCGTATGTGGTTAAGAGGCCTATTGAGTATGGTCCGGAATGA
- the LOC140808256 gene encoding large ribosomal subunit protein eL15-like, translating into MGAYTYVSELWKKKQSDVMRFLLRVRCWEYRQLPAVVRVTHSTRPDKARRLGYKAKQGYVIYRVRVRRGGRKRPVPKGIVYGKPTNQGVTQLKFQRSKRSVAEERAGRKLGGLRVLNSYWINEDSTYKYFEVILIDPAHTTIRKDPRINWICNPVHKHRELRGLTSSGKKFRGLRGKGHLHHKARPSRRATWKRNQTLSLRRYR; encoded by the exons ATGG GTGCCTACACTTACGTGTCGGAGCTGTGGAAGAAGAAGCAATCGGATGTGATGAGGTTCTTGCTGAGAGTTAGATGCTGGGAGTACCGTCAGCTTCCGGCTGTTGTACGTGTTACGCATTCCACGCGTCCCGACAAGGCCAGACGCCTCGGCTACAAGGCCAAGCAA GGTTATGTGATCTACCGTGTTCGTGTTAGACGTGGTGGAAGGAAGAGGCCAGTGCCGAAAGGCATTGTCTATGGTAAGCCCACTAACCAGGGTGTTACTCAACTGAAATTCCAGCGCAGCAAGCGGTCTGTTGCGGAGGAGAGGGCAGGGAGGAAACTGGGTGGCCTGAGGGTTCTGAATTCGTATTGGATTAATGAG GATTCAACATACAAGTACTTTGAAGTTATTCTGATTGACCCAGCCCATACGACAATCCGGAAAGACCCAAGGATCAACTGGATCTGCAATCCTGTCCACAAACACAGGGAGCTTCGGGGGCTTACATCTTCCGGAAAGAAGTTCAGGGGTCTCCGAGGAAAAGGCCATCTGCATCACAAAGCTCGTCCTTCGAGAAGAGCTACCTGGAAGAGGAACCAGACTCTGTCTCTACGCCGGTATCGTTGa